The region ACTATTAAGCATGTTTATTCAGTTAGAAATGAGCTTTGGTATTAAATTGACACCGGAAGAGATCAGTGACGAGGCTAATGCTGATGTCTGCGGTTTAGTTAACACGCTATTGGCTAAGGCTCAATGATAAATTTTGCAATCAGGGTGGCTAGCCAGCAAGGCATCGGCCACCTAATGCGAATGAAGTGGCTCGCTCATGCACTCATTCAGCGAGGCTGTCAGGTTATTTTTATTCTTGATGAGTGCACTCAAGCAAGTTGGCAGAATATTACCGATGTCGCGGAGCAGCTTTACTTTGTCAATATAGGAAATAGTCGTTATAGCCAGCATTCGGATGCTTTTTTTACCAATGAAATATTGGTAAAGCATCAATGTCAGCGGCTGATCATTGACAGCTACCAGTTGGGAGTCGAATATGAACGAGCCATCGACAAGCAAGTGAATATTACGGTTTTTGATGACTTAGCTCGCGAGCATCATTGTCATCAATTGTTTGATATGAAGTGGTGTGCTGAGCACACAGATAAGCGTTATAAAGATAAGTTACCTGATGAGTGTCAACGTTATTTAGGGCCTGCATTTGCTTTATTAGCGCCGGGTTATCGCCAACAGAATTTCAACACTAAAAGTCGCGGTGTGCACAGTAATCACACTATTCGTCAAACAATTCACCCAAGCGCTAGCAAAAATCAAAATTTGTTGATTTCACTTGGTGGTGGTGGTGACTTGTCACTGTTAGAGCCGTTTATTTATCACTTGGTTGAGCGAGCGCCTGCGTTACAAATTAACTTGGTTGTTGGCCCTCAAGCCATTAATCATCAAAGTGTTGAGTGTGTTGCTGCGGAACATACGAATTTAACGTTAATCAATCACCCTAAATCGCTTATTTCCTATTACGAACAGGCTGATCTGTTCGTTGGGGCGCTCGGTACTTCTTTGTACGAATTAGCAGCGTGTCAGCTACCTGCGATAACCTTTAGCATTGCTGACAATCAAGAAAATGATATTTTGGCACTTGAAGATCTCGGTCATTATTTTCATTTGGATAGCTATTACGCTGCGCAAGGTGAAAAGCTCGCTGCTCTTACTCAGTTGGTACTACAGCAATTGCCCAGAGTGAATACACTTCGAACATCGGCAAAATTGACCGTAGATGGTTGCGGAGCTGAGCGAGTGGCTGAAGTTTTGCTCGCGCCGAACTCAGCACAGCATGAACTGACACGCGATCACGTTAAATACGATAAAGATCAATTAGAAAGTAATAAAAAACAAGCCTCTAGAGGCTACAGTAGCGAGCCTCTGACTGACAAAGTTGCGATTCGGCAGGTTGATGATCAAGATATTAATCGCTATTTGAACGCTCGAAATCTACCTGTTAATGCGCAACGTATGACAATCAACGAAGAAATACCGCGCCTGTCACATTATCACTGGTGGTTTACGACTGATCGCGTTTCCTATTTATTGTCAGAAAACGGGCAGGACAGACTTTATATTTGGGATAGTAAACAACAAATAAATGGGCAAGATTACTTATACGGTGGTTGGTTTACCGCAGCTGGAGAAGTACCGTTTAATTTGGCAATGCTGGCGTTAAAGTGGCAGTTATCTCGCAGTAAGACCGAACACACCGCAACTTGGTTGGCCGTTATTCATAAAGAGAACAAGTTTGTGAATTTACTTAACCAATATATGGGCTTCAAAGAGACAAGGTGCGAGCAGGCGATAGCGGCGACACAAGTACTATTTCCTTGTGCAACGGCTGCCCAATTTAACTATGTTAGCCTCGCCTGTAAGGATATTCATCTTTGAGTACTATTTATCAATTAGTTAACCAACATCGACTGAACACCCCCACGAAAACCGCAATTACTTATCAAGGTCTAACGACTAGCTATCAATCGCTGCTTGATGACGTTGATGCTTTCACCAACGGCCTGCTCTCAATTGGGATTAAGCGAGGTAGTAAGGTCGCATTGTTTTGTGGTAACAATACTGAGTTCGTCATTGCGCTTTTGGCAGCGGCCAAATTGGGCGCTGCGATAGCACCATTGCCACTGACATTGAAAGGAAAGGCTCTAGCGACAGCGCTGACAACAATTGATTGCGAATACGTTATTGCTTGGCAACATATCAGCCAGCTATTGCTTTCTCAATCGTTAATCTCAAACAAGCATTTGGTGACGATTGGCAGTAAAGCGGCAAACGAGCATAGCTTTACTGAACTAATGGAAAGCGACATAAAGCCTCTTTTGGGTAATGATGAGGTATCTGCTGATGACGATTTTATTTATACGTTAACCTCTGGGTCTACAGGGGTGCCTAAACCGATAGTCTTTAGTCAACAAACCAAAATCAATCGTGCATTTGGAGCGACGGTCGATTATTACCAGCTAAGCGCCGAAGATGTCGTATTAGTGGCTACGCCGCTGTATCACTCCCTAGCTCAGCGCTCAGTGTTAATGCCACTTATGCTTGGCGCTAGCGCAGTTCTCCTACCAAAATTTTCTGTGCCTGCTTGGTTATCTGCTGTAGAGCAACAACAAGTATCCTTTCTGTTTGCCGTTGCCAGTCAATTGACGGCTTTGTTGCCTGAGTTGGATAAAGCAAAGCTAAGCTCTGTGCGCGTGATGGTTTCATCGTCAGCAACGCTATCAGCCGAAGACAAACAATTGCTCCTCGATAAGCTAGATTGTCAATTTCATGAGTGTTACGGCGCATCGGAGCTTGGTGTTGTCACTGATTTTGATATTACATTTAAAAATCAACCGCTTGCTAGTGTTGGCAAAGCACTACCTTTCGTTGATATCAAAGTGACTGATGAGCAGCGAAAAGAGTTGCCTACAGGTCAGGTAGGGGAAATTGTGTGCCGCTCTTCAACTTGTTTTAAAGGGTATTACAAGCTTCCTCTGCAAACCGCCGAAAGTTTGGATGAACAAGGTTACTTTTACACTGGCGACTTAGGTTATCTTGATGAGGCTGGTTACTTATACTATGTCGGCAGGAAAAAAGAAGTTATCTCTTCTGGTGGCATAAACGTTTATCCCAGCGACATTGAGTCAGTTATTAAAACTCACCCTTTGGTTAGTGAGTGCGTAGCGTTCGGAGTTCCCGATAAAAAGTTCGGCGAGATGATTAAAGTGGTTTTTGAAACACTAGATAAAACGACATGCATTAATGAGATGGAGCTTCGAAAGCTCTGTTTTGAGCAATTAACAGATTACCAACAACCTAAGTATATTCTTCAAGTTGAACACTTAGAACGTAATAATTTAGGTAAGCTTTTGAGAAACAATATTAAATTAGCGTACCAAGCATCAGAAGACGAGCGTTAAATGTGTATGCAGCGAATTAATTATTCAACATTTAACACCTAAACCAAATTCAATTTAGCTCAGGTTGGCTTGGCTTAGCTTAATCTAGCGGCGAACTACCGAGATGTAGCTAACTCTAATTAGCCTGAGTTTACTTACAAGGCAATCGGCGAGTAATTGACGTTGCCTATTCCAGCCCTTAGCTGCCAGCCCAGTTTACTTGATGCTTAGCGATATTTTCCCACTCACCTGAAGTATCTGACGCTTGTGCCGCAGCAAATAATGCCAAGCCCTGAGTTGCATGGTCTAAGCCATAAACATAGGGAGAGTCATAGGATTCATTTCGTTTGAAAGCTGATAGGCTATCGGCAATATCCGCATAAAGGTTAGCAAATGCTTCTACAAAACCTGTTGGGTGTCCCGGCTTCATGCGGTTGTAACGGAACTCATTGGCCACTATGCACTGAGTTGCGCGATCAATAATTTTTCGAGTACCATCGTTATAGCTAATGTCTAATTCATCTGGGTTAAGCTGATACCAGCTTGCACTGCCGAGTTCACCATAAACTCTTACTTGTAGACCATTTCTATGACCTATTGCGGTTTTCGACATCCACATGCTGCCCTTAATGTCATTTGGGTATTTAAGCAACATATTTACGTCATCAATGAGCCTGTCGTATTGAGAGTGATTGGCGAACTGAGCAACGGTAGCGATAGGTTCGTGGCCGATAAGTAGGCTGGATAGGTGGTGTAAATGAACGCCAAGGTCTAAACAGATTGTCGGCACCTCTTCATCGTGTAAACGCCACGCTTGAGGTTGTGCTGCTTTGCCCGCAATATCCGGTGGTCTGCGAAATCCCTCTTGTGGCATTTCTAAGTGAATTTTCTGTATTTTACCCAGCTCACCTTGGGCAATACGCTGTTGTAACTCGCGAACCATAGGATAACCGCTGTAATTATAGGTCACGGCAAGAAATTGTTTTTCAGGATCGTAAATTTTACCTAGCACTGCTGCCTCTTTCGGGCCGCAAACGAGTGATTTTTCACAAATTACATTGGCACCAGCGTTAAGCAGGACTTCGAGCATTGGCAAATGATCAGGTGTTGGTGTTAATAGAACAAAAGCGTCAACTTTGTCTTGCTCATTTTCAATTAATACTTGCCAATCATTATAGGTACGCTCAAGGCTCACCCCCCATTGTCTTGCCGTAGCTTGATTGTGCTCAACGTCACGACAAAAAGCGCCTGCCACCACTTGAAAACGGTTATCCATTTGGCTGGCACAAAAGTGCACATAGCCAACAACGGAAGTTTCACCACCGCCGATAAAGGCAAGCTGAAGTGGTGTAGTTGATGAGTTTGTCATCTTGTTTTAATTCCTGTGGTCTGTCGACAAAAGTGAGTCGCATAAGTTGAATTTGCAATTTTCACACTTTGACAAGCGCAAGGCCTTTTATTCAAAGCATTTAGTCTAAAGTAATTAGCCAAAAGCACTTAGCTTAATAGCTTTTTTACAGTTTCGATAATTTGAGTTTGACTTACCTTGTCAAGGCCAGGAAATAGAGGGAGCGAGATACAAGTTTGATAGTATTGCTCGGCAACAGGGAAGTCTCCTTGGCGATAACCAAGCTGTTGAAAGTAGGGCTGTAAATGAATCGGGATATAGTGAATCTGGCAGCCAATATCTTGTGCTCGTAAAGTATTAAACAATGCGTCTCTGTCTAATTTGGACTTTGATTCAACTTGGCACAACATCAAGTGATAAGCACTCAGTGTCAGGTCGTTTTGCTGCTGACATTTTATTGGGAGGCCTGCAAAGGCGTTACGATAGTTTTGCGCCAATGCATTTCGCTGCGCGACAAAATCATCAAGTTTATTTAGTTGACTCAAACCTAATGCCGCATGTAAATCACTCATTCGGTAATTAAAGCCGAGTAGCTGCTGCTCATAGCGCCAAGGCTCGTTTGGCGAGAACTGTTGGAATTGCGTTGTATCTTTGGTAATGCCGTGTGAGCGGTACATTTCCATTTTATGCGCTAACGTTTCACAGTTGGTAAGCGCCATGCCACCTTCTGCGCTGGTAATGACTTTAACGGGGTGAAAACTAAAGACGCAAATATCACTGAACTGACAATTACCGACAGGTGTGTATTGATATGCACCGCCAATAGCGTGACTGGCATCTTCAATTATTTTGACTTGGTATTGACGAGCAAGCGCGCCAATTTTCGCCATATCACAACTCAAACCTGCCATATGAACGACAATAATAGCCTTTGGAAGCTTACCCTGTATCTTTGCGAGCGCTAATTTCTCTGCTAAAGCGCTGGTCGACATATTGGCGGTATTGCGTTCGATATCAACAAAATCAATGTCTGCGCCGCAATATAAGGCACAGTTTGCCGATGCAACAAAAGAAATTGGGCTCGTCCAAACGATATCACCTTGGCCAATATCTAAGGCTAAGCAAGCAATGTGCAAAGCAGATGTCGCGCTATTGGTTGCTAAGGCGAACTTAGCTTGGCATTTTCCCGCAACAGCTTGCTCGAAGCGATTAACGATTGGCCCTTGGGTGAGAAAGTCGGATTTTAAAACATTAACAACGGCGTCAATATCTTGCTCGGTAATTTGCTGCTTACCGTAAGGGATCATAAACAGGCCTGTGAGTTGAAGGCTTGTATCTGTTCAATACTCATAAAATCTGGGTTGTCTCTCGAGCTGTATTCAAAGCCGTGCTCAACCGGTTTACCATGCTCGCCAATGGCATTAACGGTAAAGTCGTTACTGCGACTAGAAAAAATAATCGTTGGTGCAATGACAAAATGATCGCTGTATTCATAAGTATGATATGAATCATCAGCAGGACACATAATTTCGTGCAACTTTTCACCGGGGCGAATGCCAATTTCTTTTTGTGGCATTGAAGGGTCAAGAGCTGTTGCTAAGTCAGGAATTCTAATTGATGGAATTTTAGGGACAAATATTTCGCCGCCTAGCATACGCTCGAAATTCTTTAAAACAAAGTCGACACCTTGCTGCAAGCTGATCCAAAAGCGGGTCATCTGATTGTGCGTGATAGGCAAGTGTTCAGTGCCTTCTGCGATTAACTTCTGGAAGAAAGGTAAAACAGAGCCACGGGAGCCAACCACGTTACCATAGCGAACTACTGAGAAGAGCGTTTTTTGATCACCCGAGATATTGTTGGCGGCAACGAATAACTTGTCAGAGGCAAGCTTAGTGGCACCGTATAGATTGATAGGGTTAGCGGCTTTATCAGTCGACAAGGCAATCACTTTTTCTACTTTGTTGTCGAGTGCTGCCTCAATGACATTTTCAGCGCCATCAATGTTGGTTTTAATACACTCCATTGGGTTGTATTCTGCCGCAGGTACTTGTTTTAATGCTGCTGCGTGAATCACATAATCAACCCCACGCATTGCGCGACGCAATCGATTTTGATCTCTTACGTCACCAATAAAGTAGCGCATACAGTCATCGTTGAAAACTTGCTGCATTTCGAACTGTTTTAGCTCATCACGTGAGTAGATGATAATCTTTTTAGGTTTATAGCGAGACAGCAGAGTTTGAACATATTTTTTACCAAACGAGCCTGTGCCACCCGTAATTAAAATACTCTTGTTGTCAAACATTCGAACGCCCTTTAACACTGATTCTCAAAGAGAAAGCAAATAATATTCCCAAAATACCAAATTCACTGTGAGAAGAGAATAACTATATGAATCAACAGCACTGATTGTTCAAATAAGCTGCTAAGCATAGTGTTTTTAACCTGAGTGACGTATTTTTGACTAACTAAGCGTCAATTTTTTGTTGCTTATTTTAATGACCTCGTTAGAATCGATGCATCATTATTATAAGTGGCAGTACAAATACTTATGCATGGTCAAAAGCAAATTCTTGTCGTCGATAACGACGTGACAAGACGGCAGCAAATTGAAACGGTTCTTGCCTTTGTTGGCGAGCATTTTTTATCTTGCGCTGAAGATGAACTGATTAACGTTTTTAAGCAAACGGCTAATGTGTTAACCGTGATTTTTGCCGGTAATGTTTCACACTCGTCTGCACAGTTGATCGCTAATAATCCGCGCTGCCCATTTGTGCTGCATGATGTGTTGGATCAAAACGCGGTTGCTAGTTACGCCAACGTCATTGGCGAGCTTTCTGTACCGCTAAATTATGCGCAGTTAACTGAGCAGATTCACCATTGCCATCAATACCACAACAAACTGCCGACCAAAGGTCAATCGAAACCTGGCAGCACTAAGCTGTTTCGCTCACTTATTGGTGTGAGTAAGCCGATGCAGCAAGTACGGTTCTTAATTGAACAAGTAGCGCCTACTGCGGCGAACGTGCTGGTACTGGGTGAGTCGGGTACAGGTAAAGAAGTGGTTGCTCGCAACATTCACAATTTATCTGAGCGTGCTAATGCGCCGTTTGTACCCGTAAACTGTGGGGCGATTCCGGGAGAATTACTTGAAAGTGAGCTTTTTGGTCATGAAAAGGGCGCTTTTACGGGGGCGATTTCAAGCCGAAAAGGGCGTTTTGAATTAGCGGAAGGCGGTACGCTATTTCTTGATGAAATTGGCGATATGCCACAGCCAATGCAAGTCAAACTGTTACGCGTACTCCAAGAGCGCACGTTTGAGCGTGTTGGGGGGAGTAAAAGCATTAAGGCCAATGTGCGTGTTATTGCCGCAACTCATCAAAACCTTGAAAATATGATCAAAACGGGCGATTTCCGTGAAGATTTATTTTATCGCCTCAATGTTTTCCCGATTGAAACCCCGGCACTGCGCGAGCGCAAAGAAGATGTGCCATTACTGTTACAAGAGCTAATCTCGCGTTTTGAAGCTGAGCAAAGTGGTAGTGTTCGCTTTACCGAGAAAGCGATTGAGTCACTCATGGAACACCCGTGGGCGGGCAACGTCCGCGAGCTTTCGAATCTTATCGAGCGCATGATTATCATGTATGGCGATCAAGTGGTTAACGTTAGTGAACTGCCAACTAAGTATCAGCATATCGACGTTGAAGAATACGAACCCGAATACCCGGAAGAGTTACAAGAACGCGAAGCAATTAATGAGCTTTTTGCCGGTTTCGATTATGACGATGATGATGTGCTTGACGAGAATGAAGCTCAAAGCTTAGTTAGTGAAGAGGCTGCTCAAGAGGGGAATGCTGCCAATGTTGGCGTGCTACCAAGTGAAGGTATCAACCTGAAAGAGTACCTTGCTGATCTGGAAGTCTCTTTAATTAATCAAGCATTAGCGCAGCACCAAGGGGTCGTCGCGAGAGCCGCTGAACTGCTGGGTATGAGACGTACAACACTCGTTGAGAAGATGAAAAAATACGACTTACAGAAAGACAAGTAGGCTAAGTTAGTTGGTTAAGTAAGTTAGTTGTTTAAACGACATAAAATATAAGAGGGTGAGCTGATTAAAATCAGCTCACCCTTTTCAGTATTTGTAGATAAATCGGCGAGTGTTTAAGATAACGGTACGTGGTGAACAATGCCAGCCATACCGTCATTTTTTGCCGCTAAAATTGCTTCAGCTACCACTTCGTGATTCACATCTTCGGCTTCGTTAAGCAAGCTTTGTTCTTCAATCATAATATTGTCCCAGCCTTTTTTCATCATGTACTCTTCAATTGACGCTAGTTGCTCGTCAAGGCTTTCATTCTGGGTGAATAGACTAAAGCTGTAGCGTTTACCTTTAACGAAGCTACTGCTGTTTTCTGCATGGTTTGATTCTGCACTTCCACCAAGTACTAACATATAAATACCTTACTTTTATCCAAAAAATTGTCGTTATTGAGACAATGACTTGCAAGCACGTAAGATGCCAACTTTGCTTTACTAGTTATACTTATAATTTTAATGCTTTTATTTGTATTGTTGTGTATGCCTTGAGCGAAATTGACGGTTTAACTTTGTCTAGCTGTAAGCCGCTGACAGAAATTTGGCATCTCAGCTTTTTGTGGTTTAACTACTTGAATATTAAGGTGTATTTGTTATTGGCATTATTAGTGCTTTAGCCTTGCCATCTAGCTTATTTTATCGTTTTGTTAGTGTTTCGAAGCCGATGCCTTGAAACGGATGCCAAGCACGGCATCTTATTCGCACAGCACAAGGTATTCGCAAACATCAAATAAAGCGGGGCTTATCAAGCATTGAGGAAGTATTATGGCGACAGCACTGAATTCACATGTTGACATTAGCACAGCTAATAACATTTTGAACCAAGGTGGCTTTGCATTTGAAGATCATCAAGCGGGCACTATTCGAAGTGTTAGTAGCCAGGATGGTTTAGGCAAAGAAGCATACGTTGGTGAGTTAGCGTATTTACGTCAGCAAAGTAGCCAGCTAAGTCAGCTTATTGATGTTATGCCGACAGGCGTGATAATTCTCGACGGCAATGGCATTGTCGTGCGTGTTAACGAGTTTGCAAAACAGCTGCTTGATGAGCCAATTTTGGGGCAGGCTTGGTTTGATGTCATTAAGCGCTCGTTTAAACCGCGTGCCGATGACTGGCATGAGGTTTCCTTAAAAGACGGGCGCCGCGTAAAACTTGAAATCAGTGCACTTGGTCACCAGCCGGGTCAACTTATTATGATCACTGACTTGACGGAAACCCGTTTACTGCAAGACAAACTGGGCCAATTACAACGTTTGTCTTCGCTGGGGCGCATGGTGTCAAAATTAGCACATCAAATTCGCACACCTTTGTCTGCCGCGATGCTATACGGTGCAAACCTCGCTAACGAAAATTTGCCTGAAACCTCTAAATCAGGATTTCAAGAAAAGCTCATGTCTCGCCTTACCGATTTAGAGCAGCAAGTTAACGATATGCTACTGTTTGCCAAAAGTGGCAACCAACAAGTGGTCACGACATTAACTGTTAATGATCTTGTTGAGAAATCAGTGGCGGCGATGGAAGCGCTCATCAATAAGTCAAACAGTGAAGTGATCTTGAACTTAACCAATACTCATTGTCAGGTACTAGGTAATGAAAGTGCGCTATCTGGCGCTTTGCAAAACCTTATTCACAACAGTTTAGAAGTCATCAAGCACAACGCAAAAATCGTATTGTCGGTTGAAGCACATGAGCAACATGTGTTTATCAGTGTCAAAGATAACGGCCAGGGGATTGACCCAGCACTCGCCGAAAAAATCTTCGAAC is a window of Thalassotalea euphylliae DNA encoding:
- a CDS encoding class I adenylate-forming enzyme family protein — protein: MSTIYQLVNQHRLNTPTKTAITYQGLTTSYQSLLDDVDAFTNGLLSIGIKRGSKVALFCGNNTEFVIALLAAAKLGAAIAPLPLTLKGKALATALTTIDCEYVIAWQHISQLLLSQSLISNKHLVTIGSKAANEHSFTELMESDIKPLLGNDEVSADDDFIYTLTSGSTGVPKPIVFSQQTKINRAFGATVDYYQLSAEDVVLVATPLYHSLAQRSVLMPLMLGASAVLLPKFSVPAWLSAVEQQQVSFLFAVASQLTALLPELDKAKLSSVRVMVSSSATLSAEDKQLLLDKLDCQFHECYGASELGVVTDFDITFKNQPLASVGKALPFVDIKVTDEQRKELPTGQVGEIVCRSSTCFKGYYKLPLQTAESLDEQGYFYTGDLGYLDEAGYLYYVGRKKEVISSGGINVYPSDIESVIKTHPLVSECVAFGVPDKKFGEMIKVVFETLDKTTCINEMELRKLCFEQLTDYQQPKYILQVEHLERNNLGKLLRNNIKLAYQASEDER
- the pseC gene encoding UDP-4-amino-4,6-dideoxy-N-acetyl-beta-L-altrosamine transaminase, which encodes MIPYGKQQITEQDIDAVVNVLKSDFLTQGPIVNRFEQAVAGKCQAKFALATNSATSALHIACLALDIGQGDIVWTSPISFVASANCALYCGADIDFVDIERNTANMSTSALAEKLALAKIQGKLPKAIIVVHMAGLSCDMAKIGALARQYQVKIIEDASHAIGGAYQYTPVGNCQFSDICVFSFHPVKVITSAEGGMALTNCETLAHKMEMYRSHGITKDTTQFQQFSPNEPWRYEQQLLGFNYRMSDLHAALGLSQLNKLDDFVAQRNALAQNYRNAFAGLPIKCQQQNDLTLSAYHLMLCQVESKSKLDRDALFNTLRAQDIGCQIHYIPIHLQPYFQQLGYRQGDFPVAEQYYQTCISLPLFPGLDKVSQTQIIETVKKLLS
- a CDS encoding sigma-54 dependent transcriptional regulator; its protein translation is MHGQKQILVVDNDVTRRQQIETVLAFVGEHFLSCAEDELINVFKQTANVLTVIFAGNVSHSSAQLIANNPRCPFVLHDVLDQNAVASYANVIGELSVPLNYAQLTEQIHHCHQYHNKLPTKGQSKPGSTKLFRSLIGVSKPMQQVRFLIEQVAPTAANVLVLGESGTGKEVVARNIHNLSERANAPFVPVNCGAIPGELLESELFGHEKGAFTGAISSRKGRFELAEGGTLFLDEIGDMPQPMQVKLLRVLQERTFERVGGSKSIKANVRVIAATHQNLENMIKTGDFREDLFYRLNVFPIETPALRERKEDVPLLLQELISRFEAEQSGSVRFTEKAIESLMEHPWAGNVRELSNLIERMIIMYGDQVVNVSELPTKYQHIDVEEYEPEYPEELQEREAINELFAGFDYDDDDVLDENEAQSLVSEEAAQEGNAANVGVLPSEGINLKEYLADLEVSLINQALAQHQGVVARAAELLGMRRTTLVEKMKKYDLQKDK
- a CDS encoding pseudaminic acid biosynthesis protein PseG — translated: MINFAIRVASQQGIGHLMRMKWLAHALIQRGCQVIFILDECTQASWQNITDVAEQLYFVNIGNSRYSQHSDAFFTNEILVKHQCQRLIIDSYQLGVEYERAIDKQVNITVFDDLAREHHCHQLFDMKWCAEHTDKRYKDKLPDECQRYLGPAFALLAPGYRQQNFNTKSRGVHSNHTIRQTIHPSASKNQNLLISLGGGGDLSLLEPFIYHLVERAPALQINLVVGPQAINHQSVECVAAEHTNLTLINHPKSLISYYEQADLFVGALGTSLYELAACQLPAITFSIADNQENDILALEDLGHYFHLDSYYAAQGEKLAALTQLVLQQLPRVNTLRTSAKLTVDGCGAERVAEVLLAPNSAQHELTRDHVKYDKDQLESNKKQASRGYSSEPLTDKVAIRQVDDQDINRYLNARNLPVNAQRMTINEEIPRLSHYHWWFTTDRVSYLLSENGQDRLYIWDSKQQINGQDYLYGGWFTAAGEVPFNLAMLALKWQLSRSKTEHTATWLAVIHKENKFVNLLNQYMGFKETRCEQAIAATQVLFPCATAAQFNYVSLACKDIHL
- a CDS encoding sensor histidine kinase, which encodes MATALNSHVDISTANNILNQGGFAFEDHQAGTIRSVSSQDGLGKEAYVGELAYLRQQSSQLSQLIDVMPTGVIILDGNGIVVRVNEFAKQLLDEPILGQAWFDVIKRSFKPRADDWHEVSLKDGRRVKLEISALGHQPGQLIMITDLTETRLLQDKLGQLQRLSSLGRMVSKLAHQIRTPLSAAMLYGANLANENLPETSKSGFQEKLMSRLTDLEQQVNDMLLFAKSGNQQVVTTLTVNDLVEKSVAAMEALINKSNSEVILNLTNTHCQVLGNESALSGALQNLIHNSLEVIKHNAKIVLSVEAHEQHVFISVKDNGQGIDPALAEKIFEPFFTSRAQGTGLGLAVVKSVANAHQGDVKLISGSNEGANFCIKLPLLVGGNHTSTHSSTYTSTHTSTHTSIKKQYNATEADLTQQFQEANHG
- the pseB gene encoding UDP-N-acetylglucosamine 4,6-dehydratase (inverting), encoding MFDNKSILITGGTGSFGKKYVQTLLSRYKPKKIIIYSRDELKQFEMQQVFNDDCMRYFIGDVRDQNRLRRAMRGVDYVIHAAALKQVPAAEYNPMECIKTNIDGAENVIEAALDNKVEKVIALSTDKAANPINLYGATKLASDKLFVAANNISGDQKTLFSVVRYGNVVGSRGSVLPFFQKLIAEGTEHLPITHNQMTRFWISLQQGVDFVLKNFERMLGGEIFVPKIPSIRIPDLATALDPSMPQKEIGIRPGEKLHEIMCPADDSYHTYEYSDHFVIAPTIIFSSRSNDFTVNAIGEHGKPVEHGFEYSSRDNPDFMSIEQIQAFNSQACL
- a CDS encoding Gfo/Idh/MocA family protein, with the translated sequence MTNSSTTPLQLAFIGGGETSVVGYVHFCASQMDNRFQVVAGAFCRDVEHNQATARQWGVSLERTYNDWQVLIENEQDKVDAFVLLTPTPDHLPMLEVLLNAGANVICEKSLVCGPKEAAVLGKIYDPEKQFLAVTYNYSGYPMVRELQQRIAQGELGKIQKIHLEMPQEGFRRPPDIAGKAAQPQAWRLHDEEVPTICLDLGVHLHHLSSLLIGHEPIATVAQFANHSQYDRLIDDVNMLLKYPNDIKGSMWMSKTAIGHRNGLQVRVYGELGSASWYQLNPDELDISYNDGTRKIIDRATQCIVANEFRYNRMKPGHPTGFVEAFANLYADIADSLSAFKRNESYDSPYVYGLDHATQGLALFAAAQASDTSGEWENIAKHQVNWAGS